CCTCATGGTATTCGGCGCGCTCTCGACAATGCTGATCTACTTCTGGAGGCGCGAGCTGAAGAAAGGCGCGACGGCATGAGCGACATTGCCAACAAAATCCTCTTCCTTCCGGAGCGCGCGTCGACCTTCGCTGATCGAGTCGACGTCCTCCATTACTTCGTCGTCGGCACCACCATGGTGATGTCGGCGGGCGTGGGCCTGGCGGCGCTGTTCTTCTTCTTCCGCTACCGCCGGCGCGTGCCCAACCAGACCACCGAGTACGTGACGCCAGACCTCAAGACGGAGTTCCTCTTCGTCTCGGTGCCGCTGGTGTTCTTCCTGGCCTGGTTCGCCATTGGCTTCCGGGACTTCACCTGGGTCACCACGCCGCCCAAGGACGCGATGGACGTCTACGTCATGGGCAAGCAGTGGATGTGGAAGTTCGCCTACCCGGAGGGCCCCAACGGCGTGAACGTGCTGCACGTGCCGGCCAACCGCCCGGTGCGGCTGCTCATCACGTCCCGCGACGTGCTCCACTCCTTCTTCGTGCCGGCCTTCCGCATCAAGATGGATGCGCTGCCCGGCCGCTACACGCAAGTGTGGTTCGAGGCGACCAAGCCCGGCACGTACCAGGTGCTCTGCACCGAGTACTGCGGCCTGTCGCACTCGAAGATGCTCGCCGAGGTCGTCGTCCTGGCCCCGGAGGACTTCGAGGAGTGGCTCAAGGAGCAGCAGCGCGGCCGGCTCCAGGGCCGTCAGGACGCGCTGGCGGACACCTCGCTGGTGCCGCCGGTGGCCCGCATGGCCGAGCAGGGCGAGAAGCTCGCCGGCTCCCAGGGCTGCCTCAAGTGCCACACGGTGGACGGCTCCCCCCACGTGGGCCCGACGTTCCTCGGCCTGTATGACCGCGAGGAGAAGCTGGCCGACGGCCAGACGGTCCGTGTGGATGAAGCCTACATCACCCAGTCGATGATGGACCCCGGGGCGCACCTGGTGGTCGGATACCAGAACGTGATGCCGACCTATCAGGGCAAGCTGCAGGGCCCCGAGACGGCCGCCATCGTCGAGTACCTCAAGACGTTGCGCACCGCGAACGTCCGCGAAGCCTCCCCGGAGGGACCCGCCTATGACCCCATCCAGTAGCCCTACCGCCGAGGGTGTCCTCCCCGGGCACGACGACGCCGGCGGGCATGCCGAGCACCACCACCACCCGAACTAC
Above is a window of Stigmatella erecta DNA encoding:
- the coxB gene encoding cytochrome c oxidase subunit II, translated to MSDIANKILFLPERASTFADRVDVLHYFVVGTTMVMSAGVGLAALFFFFRYRRRVPNQTTEYVTPDLKTEFLFVSVPLVFFLAWFAIGFRDFTWVTTPPKDAMDVYVMGKQWMWKFAYPEGPNGVNVLHVPANRPVRLLITSRDVLHSFFVPAFRIKMDALPGRYTQVWFEATKPGTYQVLCTEYCGLSHSKMLAEVVVLAPEDFEEWLKEQQRGRLQGRQDALADTSLVPPVARMAEQGEKLAGSQGCLKCHTVDGSPHVGPTFLGLYDREEKLADGQTVRVDEAYITQSMMDPGAHLVVGYQNVMPTYQGKLQGPETAAIVEYLKTLRTANVREASPEGPAYDPIQ